The following proteins are encoded in a genomic region of Caldicoprobacter guelmensis:
- the mtaB gene encoding tRNA (N(6)-L-threonylcarbamoyladenosine(37)-C(2))-methylthiotransferase MtaB, which translates to MEGRVERKSVAFYTLGCKVNQYDTQAMMEQFASRGYRIVDFGEKADVYVVNTCTVTNLADRKSRQMIRKAHRTNPHAAIVVVGCFAQRSAEEAKKIPGVKLVVGTQDRHKIVDLVEEAQSAEGVVVDVKDIMKVRKFESTPISSYEGRTRAILKVQEGCNQFCTYCIIPYTRGPIRSRPLHEVLEEARRLVGVGFKEIVLTGIHLASYGMDLQKELQGVNLLSLLEGLNSIEGLARIRLGSIEPNFITYEFIEGVQKLHKVCRHFHVPLQSGSDSVLKRMNRRYTTQQYSQAISVIRQSFPDAAITTDVMVGFPGETDAEFEETVNFVQRIGFSRMHVFQYSPREGTPAAKFPNQVPARVKEERSRILIDIGHQIARRYMEGFVGKVEEVYFEQESPYGLDTYEGYTQHYIRVVAGSQVDLKGQILNVKLKEVRDDYMVGEVQNG; encoded by the coding sequence ATGGAAGGCAGAGTAGAGAGAAAAAGCGTTGCTTTTTATACTTTGGGTTGTAAGGTAAATCAGTATGATACCCAAGCAATGATGGAGCAGTTTGCGAGCCGAGGGTATCGTATAGTGGATTTCGGTGAGAAGGCTGATGTTTACGTGGTCAATACCTGTACCGTTACCAACCTGGCTGACAGAAAGTCCAGGCAGATGATACGTAAGGCTCACCGGACTAACCCCCATGCCGCCATTGTAGTAGTGGGCTGCTTTGCCCAAAGGTCAGCCGAGGAAGCAAAAAAAATCCCAGGCGTCAAGCTGGTGGTGGGTACGCAGGACCGGCACAAAATCGTGGACCTGGTGGAAGAAGCGCAGTCTGCGGAAGGAGTAGTCGTTGATGTAAAAGACATAATGAAGGTGAGGAAATTCGAAAGCACTCCCATAAGCTCATACGAGGGAAGAACTAGGGCTATATTGAAGGTGCAGGAAGGATGTAACCAGTTTTGCACTTACTGTATAATACCCTATACCCGTGGACCTATAAGGAGCAGGCCTCTACATGAGGTGTTGGAAGAGGCAAGGCGGTTGGTGGGCGTCGGGTTTAAGGAAATAGTGCTGACGGGAATTCATTTGGCTTCGTATGGAATGGACCTGCAGAAAGAATTGCAGGGTGTAAACTTGCTTTCATTGCTTGAGGGTTTAAATTCGATAGAGGGGTTGGCAAGAATACGCTTGGGCTCGATTGAACCCAACTTTATAACCTATGAATTTATTGAGGGCGTTCAGAAGCTCCATAAGGTGTGCCGACACTTCCATGTCCCACTTCAGAGCGGTAGCGATTCTGTCCTAAAGAGGATGAACAGGCGCTACACCACACAACAGTATAGCCAAGCAATAAGCGTGATACGTCAGAGTTTCCCCGATGCCGCCATAACCACCGATGTGATGGTGGGGTTCCCTGGGGAGACAGATGCCGAGTTTGAGGAGACCGTGAACTTTGTACAACGGATTGGGTTTAGCAGGATGCATGTATTCCAGTACTCTCCAAGGGAAGGGACACCCGCTGCCAAATTCCCCAATCAAGTGCCGGCGCGGGTCAAAGAAGAGCGTAGCCGTATACTCATAGATATAGGGCATCAGATTGCACGACGCTATATGGAGGGGTTTGTAGGCAAAGTTGAGGAAGTCTACTTTGAACAGGAGAGCCCTTACGGCCTTGATACCTATGAAGGGTATACACAGCACTATATAAGGGTGGTGGCTGGCAGCCAGGTGGATTTGAAGGGACAAATTTTGAATGTGAAGCTGAAGGAAGTAAGGGACGATTACATGGTGGGTGAAGTGCAAAACGGGTGA
- the folK gene encoding 2-amino-4-hydroxy-6-hydroxymethyldihydropteridine diphosphokinase produces the protein MPRAFVALGSNLGDRERNITEAIERMGRRGIKVIKMSSVIETEPYGYKEQDKFLNAACLVETELSPVELLDVLLEVEKEMGRERKIRWGPRNIDLDLIFYEDRIIIEEHLIVPHPDAHNRAFVMGPIAEIDPDFVHPVLKKKVREIYEELNEN, from the coding sequence ATGCCAAGGGCGTTTGTAGCCCTGGGGAGCAACCTGGGGGATAGAGAAAGGAACATCACCGAGGCCATTGAAAGGATGGGGCGGCGGGGTATAAAGGTCATCAAGATGTCTTCTGTTATAGAGACGGAACCTTACGGGTATAAAGAGCAAGATAAATTTTTGAACGCCGCCTGTCTTGTGGAAACCGAACTTTCACCGGTAGAGCTTTTGGATGTGCTTCTTGAAGTAGAAAAAGAGATGGGTAGGGAAAGGAAAATTCGCTGGGGGCCTCGTAATATAGACCTGGACCTCATATTTTACGAGGACAGGATAATAATAGAAGAGCATTTGATAGTGCCCCATCCCGATGCCCACAACCGGGCTTTCGTGATGGGGCCGATTGCTGAGATCGATCCCGATTTTGTTCATCCAGTATTGAAAAAAAAGGTAAGAGAAATATATGAAGAACTAAATGAAAATTGA
- the queD gene encoding 6-carboxytetrahydropterin synthase QueD, with product MFLIKEFKFDAAHNLESYKGRCEKLHGHTYKLVVVLQGIPDHEGMIMDFLELKEIVNEKVLKKIDHSYINNIIKQPSAENIALWVWKQLEESVNRKNCRLYEVQVWETETSGVVYRGESFEGRSK from the coding sequence TTGTTTTTAATAAAAGAGTTTAAGTTTGACGCTGCTCACAACCTCGAAAGCTATAAAGGAAGATGCGAGAAACTTCATGGTCACACTTATAAGCTAGTGGTGGTGCTGCAAGGGATTCCGGACCATGAGGGCATGATAATGGATTTTTTAGAGCTGAAAGAGATTGTAAATGAAAAAGTTTTGAAAAAAATCGATCACTCATACATTAATAACATTATAAAGCAACCTTCGGCGGAAAACATAGCCCTCTGGGTGTGGAAGCAGCTTGAAGAGAGTGTAAATAGAAAAAATTGCAGGCTTTACGAGGTGCAGGTCTGGGAGACCGAAACAAGCGGGGTTGTATACAGGGGTGAAAGCTTTGAAGGACGTTCAAAGTGA
- the folP gene encoding dihydropteroate synthase translates to MLEISREYLQVEMEKVGAHSASFPIFERKAEIIPLKIYDVLAPGANVIKQEMLSLGGDAVVHKNAVDCKVERSDVILLGTRKHYEALLKKLERADYFGLQDVRKKLRDYLESKKPAYIESPWGRRITFDRTRLMGIINVTPDSFFARSRKEDLEQVIKAASEMIENGVDIIDIGGLSTRPGSEPVEEEEELKRVLPAVKALREEFSQVPISVDTYRAKVAEKALNAGADLINDISGLQFDENLVKVVAEYKAPLVLMHIKGTPKDMQKNPYYDDVVREIVEYFYERIDFAVSFGVRPENIILDPGIGFGKNYEHNLEILGRLKEFKSLKKPLLIGASRKTFIGKALGDVPPEERLEGTLAVTVLCTLNGVDIVRVHDVKENRRAIDIVEAIKCQGRL, encoded by the coding sequence ATGTTGGAGATTTCTCGTGAGTATTTGCAAGTTGAAATGGAAAAGGTGGGAGCCCATTCGGCATCCTTTCCAATATTTGAAAGAAAAGCGGAAATTATACCCTTGAAAATCTATGACGTATTAGCTCCGGGAGCAAATGTTATAAAGCAGGAAATGCTGTCTCTCGGCGGGGATGCAGTGGTTCACAAAAACGCCGTAGACTGCAAGGTAGAAAGGTCGGACGTAATTCTTCTGGGCACCAGAAAGCACTATGAGGCTTTGTTAAAAAAATTAGAGAGAGCCGATTACTTTGGATTGCAGGATGTAAGGAAAAAGCTAAGAGATTACCTGGAAAGCAAAAAACCGGCATATATCGAAAGCCCGTGGGGCCGCCGGATAACTTTTGACCGCACCCGGCTGATGGGTATAATAAACGTTACGCCGGACTCCTTCTTTGCCCGTTCAAGAAAAGAGGATTTAGAGCAGGTCATAAAGGCCGCTTCAGAAATGATAGAAAACGGAGTCGACATCATAGATATAGGTGGCCTTTCAACCCGTCCCGGTTCCGAACCCGTAGAGGAGGAAGAAGAACTGAAAAGGGTGCTTCCGGCTGTAAAGGCTCTCCGTGAGGAGTTTTCGCAAGTTCCTATATCGGTGGATACTTACAGAGCTAAAGTGGCGGAAAAAGCGCTGAATGCAGGAGCGGATTTAATAAACGACATCAGTGGGCTTCAGTTTGACGAAAATCTTGTAAAGGTAGTGGCCGAATATAAAGCTCCTTTGGTACTGATGCACATAAAAGGAACGCCAAAGGATATGCAGAAAAATCCTTATTATGATGATGTGGTGAGGGAAATAGTAGAGTACTTTTACGAGAGGATTGATTTTGCCGTTTCTTTTGGAGTAAGACCCGAAAACATCATCCTAGATCCCGGAATCGGCTTTGGGAAAAACTATGAGCACAACCTGGAAATCTTAGGCCGGCTAAAGGAATTTAAAAGCCTGAAAAAGCCGCTTCTTATTGGAGCATCGAGAAAGACTTTTATCGGAAAGGCGTTGGGGGATGTACCACCTGAGGAGAGACTGGAAGGAACCCTTGCAGTGACGGTATTATGCACGTTAAATGGAGTAGACATAGTGAGGGTGCACGACGTAAAGGAGAACCGGAGGGCCATAGACATTGTGGAGGCGATAAAATGCCAAGGGCGTTTGTAG
- a CDS encoding histidine triad nucleotide-binding protein yields the protein MDDCIFCKIVSKQIPSRIVYEDDSILAFHDIDPKAPVHVLVIPKQHISSINEVTQENSQVIAHIFATMPRIAQQLGVKDSGYRVVVNCGKDAGQAVNHLHYHLLGGRSLTWPPG from the coding sequence ATGGATGATTGCATATTCTGTAAGATAGTGAGCAAGCAAATTCCTTCCAGGATTGTTTATGAGGATGACAGCATACTTGCCTTCCATGACATCGACCCCAAGGCGCCTGTACATGTGCTGGTAATACCCAAGCAGCACATCTCTTCCATCAATGAGGTGACACAAGAGAACAGCCAGGTAATTGCTCACATATTTGCCACCATGCCCAGAATTGCACAGCAACTGGGAGTAAAGGACAGCGGATACAGGGTGGTGGTCAACTGCGGTAAGGATGCCGGGCAGGCTGTGAACCACCTACACTATCACCTGTTAGGAGGCAGAAGCCTTACTTGGCCGCCGGGTTGA
- a CDS encoding 16S rRNA (uracil(1498)-N(3))-methyltransferase has translation MHRFFIERGQIKRNAVTIEGEDAEHIYRVLRLRPGDAIELCDGQGNDYEAVIKAVSKNGVEVYIERSYPSQGEPQVTVVLYQAIPKSTKMDLIIQKCVELGVRRIVPVVTARTIVKLNSVDSEVKKVSRWQKIAREAAKQSRRGIIPEVSLPVPFSQAIRESSETLRIFPWENERKAGLKGLFEASNIWEDGIAIMVGPEGGWEEQEVEEAREMGWNTVSLGPRILRTETVGVAILSAIMFCAGEMQWKAE, from the coding sequence ATGCATAGGTTTTTTATAGAAAGGGGACAAATCAAGCGAAATGCAGTGACTATTGAGGGTGAGGATGCCGAGCACATCTATCGGGTGTTGCGTTTGCGCCCAGGGGATGCTATTGAGCTTTGCGACGGTCAAGGGAACGACTATGAAGCCGTGATAAAGGCCGTGAGCAAAAACGGGGTTGAGGTTTATATAGAGAGAAGTTACCCAAGCCAGGGCGAGCCCCAGGTTACAGTAGTGCTGTATCAAGCTATTCCCAAGAGCACCAAGATGGACCTCATAATCCAAAAATGCGTTGAGTTGGGGGTACGCCGGATTGTACCGGTGGTTACAGCCAGGACTATAGTAAAGCTTAATTCAGTGGATAGTGAGGTTAAGAAGGTGTCCCGCTGGCAGAAGATTGCCAGAGAGGCGGCCAAGCAGAGCAGAAGGGGCATTATCCCGGAAGTTTCCTTGCCTGTGCCATTTAGCCAGGCGATACGTGAATCCTCCGAGACGCTTCGCATATTCCCGTGGGAAAACGAGAGGAAGGCGGGGCTTAAAGGCCTTTTCGAAGCTTCAAATATCTGGGAGGATGGCATAGCCATTATGGTGGGGCCAGAAGGTGGCTGGGAAGAGCAGGAGGTTGAAGAGGCAAGGGAAATGGGGTGGAATACCGTCTCCCTCGGCCCCAGGATATTGAGGACCGAAACGGTAGGAGTGGCCATATTATCTGCAATCATGTTTTGTGCAGGGGAGATGCAATGGAAGGCAGAGTAG
- the folE2 gene encoding GTP cyclohydrolase FolE2 produces the protein MKDVQSEKDERRLPLKKVGIKNIEWPLKVLDKTKGHQYTVAKISLSVDLRHDIRGTHMSRFVEVLNNLKMLSPAALVEILAEIKDKLRAEKSYLNICFPYFLWKESPVSRLSSPLKIQAVIEAESSMMSTITMGVQVPVHTLCPCSKEISEKGAHNQRAIVEIYVRSKKMIWFEDLAEIAERSASSPIYALLKRPDEKFVTEMAYNNAKFVEDVTRDVALELEKDKRIEWYKVQVTSFESIHNHDAFACVEKGMTEN, from the coding sequence TTGAAGGACGTTCAAAGTGAAAAGGACGAAAGGCGGCTTCCTCTTAAAAAGGTTGGGATAAAAAACATAGAGTGGCCCTTAAAGGTGCTGGATAAGACGAAGGGCCATCAGTACACCGTCGCTAAAATAAGCCTTTCAGTCGATTTAAGGCATGACATACGGGGCACACACATGAGCAGGTTTGTGGAAGTGTTAAACAATTTAAAAATGCTGAGTCCGGCTGCTTTAGTAGAAATTCTTGCCGAAATAAAAGACAAACTGCGAGCTGAAAAAAGTTACCTTAATATTTGCTTTCCGTATTTTTTATGGAAAGAATCGCCGGTTTCCCGGCTTTCCTCGCCGCTTAAAATACAGGCCGTGATAGAAGCAGAAAGTAGCATGATGTCTACTATAACCATGGGAGTGCAAGTTCCGGTTCACACCCTCTGCCCGTGTTCTAAGGAAATAAGCGAAAAAGGTGCTCACAACCAGCGGGCGATTGTGGAGATTTACGTAAGGTCAAAAAAGATGATATGGTTTGAAGACCTTGCCGAGATAGCTGAGAGGAGTGCCAGCTCTCCTATATACGCCCTCCTTAAAAGGCCTGATGAAAAATTCGTGACGGAAATGGCATACAATAACGCAAAATTCGTGGAGGATGTGACACGCGATGTGGCTTTAGAACTTGAAAAAGATAAGAGGATAGAATGGTATAAGGTCCAGGTTACGAGTTTCGAGAGTATACATAACCACGATGCTTTTGCATGTGTGGAGAAAGGGATGACTGAAAATTGA
- the rpsU gene encoding 30S ribosomal protein S21, producing MAEVEVRVGENESFESALRRFKRQCARAGVLAELRKREHYEKPSVRRKKKSEAARRKRRYR from the coding sequence ATGGCAGAAGTTGAAGTCAGAGTGGGAGAAAACGAGTCGTTTGAGAGCGCTTTAAGGCGTTTTAAGCGTCAATGTGCTCGGGCAGGCGTTCTGGCTGAGCTGCGCAAGCGTGAACACTACGAAAAGCCCAGCGTACGGCGCAAGAAGAAGTCTGAAGCAGCTCGCAGAAAGAGAAGATATCGCTAA